Proteins from a single region of Chrysemys picta bellii isolate R12L10 chromosome 25, ASM1138683v2, whole genome shotgun sequence:
- the LOC135977430 gene encoding uncharacterized protein LOC135977430, translating to MQSENQKRAPAWTVREVLDLIAIWGVDSVLAELRSKRRNAKTFEKISKGMMERGHNRDSYQCRVKVKELRQAYQKTKEANRRSGSEPQTCRFYVELHEILGGGGATTTPPLTVDSEEGVISAMPEDSADREDDEEDDDDELAESTQHSVLPNTQDLFLSLTEVPSQPSQGIIPDHEAMEGTSAAHFSSLPPPSRRLFQIRWRKKHTRDEMFSGIMQSIRNERAHLNEWTDTASKYRKDASEREDRRDQREDRRDKGEERRDPRDERWRQEDQRRQDAMLGLLREQMEMLWRLVELQEWQQDHRVLLQPKV from the exons atgcagtccgagaatcaaaaaagagcaccagcatggaccgtacgggaggtactggatctgatcgctatatggggagtggattccgtgctagcagaactacgttccaaaagacgaaatgccaaaacatttgaaaaaatctccaagggcatgatggagagaggccacaatagggactcatatcagtgccgcgtgaaagttaaggagctcagacaagcgtaccagaaaaccaaagaagcaaacagaaggtccgggtcagagccgcaaacatgccgcttctacgttgagctgcatgaaattctagggggggggggcgccaccactaccccacccctgaccgtggattccgaggagggggtaatctcagccatgcctgaggattctgcagacagggaagatgatgaggaggatgacgacgacgagcttgcggagagcacacagcactctgttctccccaacacccaggatctttttctcagcctgactgaagtaccctcccaaccctcccaaggcattatcccagaccatgaagccatggaagggacctctg ctgcacatttttcaagcctccctcctccatcccgaaggctatttCAAATAAGGTGGCGGAAAAAACACAcgcgagacgaaatgttctcgGGAATCATGCAATCGatccgcaatgaaagagctcatctgaatgagtggacgGACACGgcatcaaagtacaggaaagatgccagtgaacgtgaggacaggagggaccaacgtgaagaCAGGAGGGACAaaggtgaggagaggagggaccctcgagatgagaggtggcggcaggaagatcagaggaggcaggatgcgatgctggggctgctgcgtgagcaaatggaaatgctctggcgtctggtggagcttcaggaatggcaacaggatcacagagtgctgctgcaacccaaagtataa